The segment TCCTTGCTCAAATTTTGGCGATTTTTGGATGTTCTGAAGTTGCGTTTGATAAGTGGCTTGTATGGTTAATTGTGCCACACGATTAACATAGATTTGATATGTTTCGTCCAAGGAACTTTCCTCTAAAAACTCAACACCTTGATAGGCTTATGGTATTATATCTTAGATTCTTTGATATTAACATGAAGTCTTGTCAAAAGACAGAGGCTTTAAGCATAATTTTTGGTTAAGTCGTCATTTTCTATGCCTGTCTATTTATTTTGGGGTGAAGATGATTTTGCGATCGCACAAGCTGTTCAAAAACGACGGGACTCTATCCTAGATCCTAACTGGATTGAGTTTAATTATCATAAAATTCCTGGCGATCAGTCTGATGCGATGGTTGAAGCGTTAAATCAAGCGATGACTCCTGTTTTTGGGTTCGGAGGGAGACTGGTGTGGGTGGTGGAGTCTATTATCTGTCAACAGTGTTCTGACTCCCTGTTAGCACAACTTGAGCGAACCCTTCCCGCTATTCCTGATATATCCCATCTGCTGCTGACTTCGAGTAAAAAACCCGATCGTCGGCTTAAATCTACCAAATTACTGGAAAAATACGCAACAATTCAGGAGTTTTCTCCTATTCCTCCCTGGAATACTGACGAATTAATGGCTCAAGTTCAACGCATGGCCTCAGAAATTGGACTAAAATTAACCCTCAAAGCTACTGAATTGATCGCGGAATCCGTGGGTAATAATACGCGACAGTTAAGGCATGAATTAGAAAAACTACACCTTTACAGTAATAATCAAACAAAGGCTTTAGATGTTGATATTATTGCTACTTTAGTTAATGCCAATACTCAAAATAGTTTACAACTTGCTCAAGTCATTCGTCAAGGCAATAGCGATCGCGCTTTACAATTGATTACAGATCTTATTAGTCGTAATGAACCAGCGTTAAAAATTGTTGCTACATTGGTGGGACAATTCCGTAGTTGGGCAATTATTAAGTTAACCATTGAATCCGGGGAAAAAGATGAAAAAGTCATTGCACAAGCAGCCGATATTGCTAACCCGAAACGTCTCTATTTTTTGCGAAAAGAATTACAACCTTTTTCGGGACAACAACTCTTAGGCACTTTACCCATTTTATTAGACTTAGAATTGAGTCTAAAACGAGGTAGTCATCCCTTAGAAACCTTACAAACTAAAATCATTGAATTATGCCAAGTGTTTGCTAAATAAGTATTCTACTAATTACTGTTGATTGTTTCTAGGAATTTGTTGTTTAAACCATCCCCTGCGCCAAAAAAAGAAAACCGAAGTCAAAGAAATACCTAACATAATCCCTAAACAAAGAGGATAACCCCAATACCAATTAAGTTCTGGCATATTAAAAGGAGAAGCTTCTGTATTAAAATTCATGCCATAAATTCCGGCAATAAACGTCAAGGGAATAAAAATAGTAGAAACAATTGTCAATAATTTAACCACTTCATTGGTTTTATTACTAATCGAAGATAGATAAAGATTTAATAAGCCTTCGAGAACTTCGTTTCCAGCATCGATACTTTCAATAATTTGTAAGGTATGATCATAACAATCTTTCAAGCCAGCACGAACTTTTTTGTCTAATAAATCTGCATTATCTTCAATTAAAAATTCTAAGGCATTCCGTTGTGGCCAGATGGCTCGATGTAAAATAAGTAGCTCTTTTTTTTGTATATAAATTTTTTCTAATGTTGTCAAACTAGCATTAAATATAACCTCTTCTTCTAAGGAGGCAATGCTGTCTCTAAAGGATTCTATAATTAGATAATAACCATCAATAATGGCATCCCAAAGAGCATACGTTAAATAATCTGTTCCTTGACTGCGAATCTTTCCTTTATTATTAAGAATCCGATCTCTCACTAAGTCAAAGCAATCTTTTGAGGGCTCTTCTTGAAAAGAAATAACATAATTTGTTCCCATTACTAAACTGACTTGTTCTAACCAAAATCCTTGTTCATGATGTTTAGGGATTGCCATTTGACTAATAATTAATAATTGCTCAGAAAAATCTTGAGCTTTAGATCGTTGGGGGATATTAACGACATCTTCTAATAAATAGGGATCTAATTGAAAAATTCCAGCCAATTGTTCTAAAATATCTTGACTTCCTAATCCAGAAACATCAAACCAAGAAACCGATTTAGTCTTAAGATAAGAAGCACAATCTTGGGGTGTTAGATGAGTATAGTTAATAGCTTGGTCAACGGTATAATCAATTAAGTTAATTTGAGTAGGTTGAGCATCTTGAGCAATCCGCAAAGTTCCTGGCATAGAGCCTGGATCATTATGACGATAATTAAGATAATTATTATCTTGAGTGTTAGGACTTATCAGGGATCGTAAGTTCATTTGCTTGGTAGACAAATTGAAGGGATAAAAATATAATAACTAAAAAGAGAATAAAGGGTCAGACTATGGTACTATAAGTGTATAGCTTTTTCTCCTAAAAAAGACAGTTATTAATTCCTGATGTCAATTATTATTCCTGTTAAGTTACCCCATACTTCTTACAACATTGCGATCGCCCCTGGTAGTCTTTCTCAGTTAGGAAGCCATCTAGAACCCCTCAAATTAGGTCAAAAAATCCTGATCATTTCTAACCCTGAAATTTTTAACTATTATGGTGATGTAGTTGTCAATTCCCTCAAGAAATCAGGTTTTGAAGTATTTACCCATCTTATTCCGGCCGGAGAAGCTTACAAAACTCTAGACTCCATCGCCCAAGTCTATGATACCGCCTTAGAACATCGGTTAGAAAGGTCATCAACAATGATAGCCCTAGGGGGAGGGGTCATTGGGGATATGACGGGGTTTGCTGCGGCAACTTGGCTAAGGGGAATCAATTTTGTTCAGGTGCCCACCTCTCTATTAGCCATGGTAGATGCTTCTATTGGGGGTAAAACAGGGGTCAACCATCCCCAAGGAAAAAACCTCATTGGAGCCTTTTATCAACCCCGTTTAGTGTTTATTGATCCTTCGGTGTTAAAGACGTTGCCTGTGCGGGAATTTCGGGCAGGAATGGCGGAAGTCATTAAATATGGCATTATTTGGGATAAAGCGTTATTTGAGCAATTAGAACAAGCCAAAACACTCGATCATCTTAATAGTTTAAATGATGAATTATTGCAAACCATTATTACCCGTTCTTGTCAAGCGAAGGTCGATGTTGTTAGCCAAGATGAAAAAGAAAGTGGTTTAAGAGCTATTTTGAATTATGGTCATACTATTGGTCATGCAATAGAAAGTTTAACCGGATATGAAACCATTAATCATGGTGAAGCGGTAGCAATGGGGATGGTAGCTGCGGGAAAAATCGCCATTAAATTATCATTATGGACACAAGAAGAAACCATTCGACAAGACCAGTTAATTGACAAAGTTGGATTAATTTCTACCATTCCTAAGACGCTAGATATTGATCAAGTGATTGAGAGTTTACAGAGCGATAAAAAAGTCAAAAGCGGAAAAGTTCGGTTTATTCTCCCAACGAGCATTGGTAAGGTTATTATTAGCGATCAAGTTTCTTCGGAAATTATTAAATCAGTTATGATTCATCAGGTTAATAAGTAAGCCCAAAAAATTAATGAACTAGACATCAAAAACCCGTAGTTGCGTGATTAAAATCAGGCAACTAGGGGATAAGTCATTAAGCTAGATCAATAGGGTTTAGAACTTAAAAGTAGTCCGAACTACGCCAACCCAAATACTGTTGTTTTGATTATTACCATCGGGTTCAAGGATGACATAAAGACCGGGGGTAATATCAATGTTTTTATTGAGAGGATAGCGATATTGTCCTTCAATGATGTAGGGAGTATCTTGGTCAGGAACCGTCAAATCTCCCGTGAGGGCATCAACGCGACGCGCATTGGTAATAGAACCACCCCCAACGGAGAAGACGGCTCCCTCTTTGAATAAGTCAATGACATTGAGTCCAACCATCCAAGACCAGATATCAGCTCCCAAACCACGACGACTTCTGCCGCGACTATCGAGGCCTTGACCACGGGCTAAAGCATAACCCACCCAACCCGTGAGGTTAAAGGTTTCGTTGATGCGCCAGTTACCGTTGAGTCCATAGTTATCGGTGATAGTCGCTGCGCCCAAGAAAGGATCACTCGCAATACCCGAACCGGTACCATGGGTAACGTTGACACCATTAGGACGGAAGTACTTATGCAAGAACTGGGCATTAAAGGTTAAGCCATCGGTGGGTTTAAAGCCAATTTGACCCCCTGCCGTGAAGCTACCGTTAAATAAACCTCGTCCTTGAGAGGGATCATTACCTTCTCCACCAGGAGTCAAGTAAAGTCCTCGAACGGTGAACATATCATTGAATTTGTAGGC is part of the Rippkaea orientalis PCC 8801 genome and harbors:
- the holA gene encoding DNA polymerase III subunit delta; the encoded protein is MPVYLFWGEDDFAIAQAVQKRRDSILDPNWIEFNYHKIPGDQSDAMVEALNQAMTPVFGFGGRLVWVVESIICQQCSDSLLAQLERTLPAIPDISHLLLTSSKKPDRRLKSTKLLEKYATIQEFSPIPPWNTDELMAQVQRMASEIGLKLTLKATELIAESVGNNTRQLRHELEKLHLYSNNQTKALDVDIIATLVNANTQNSLQLAQVIRQGNSDRALQLITDLISRNEPALKIVATLVGQFRSWAIIKLTIESGEKDEKVIAQAADIANPKRLYFLRKELQPFSGQQLLGTLPILLDLELSLKRGSHPLETLQTKIIELCQVFAK
- the corA gene encoding magnesium/cobalt transporter CorA, whose protein sequence is MNLRSLISPNTQDNNYLNYRHNDPGSMPGTLRIAQDAQPTQINLIDYTVDQAINYTHLTPQDCASYLKTKSVSWFDVSGLGSQDILEQLAGIFQLDPYLLEDVVNIPQRSKAQDFSEQLLIISQMAIPKHHEQGFWLEQVSLVMGTNYVISFQEEPSKDCFDLVRDRILNNKGKIRSQGTDYLTYALWDAIIDGYYLIIESFRDSIASLEEEVIFNASLTTLEKIYIQKKELLILHRAIWPQRNALEFLIEDNADLLDKKVRAGLKDCYDHTLQIIESIDAGNEVLEGLLNLYLSSISNKTNEVVKLLTIVSTIFIPLTFIAGIYGMNFNTEASPFNMPELNWYWGYPLCLGIMLGISLTSVFFFWRRGWFKQQIPRNNQQ
- the aroB gene encoding 3-dehydroquinate synthase, which encodes MSIIIPVKLPHTSYNIAIAPGSLSQLGSHLEPLKLGQKILIISNPEIFNYYGDVVVNSLKKSGFEVFTHLIPAGEAYKTLDSIAQVYDTALEHRLERSSTMIALGGGVIGDMTGFAAATWLRGINFVQVPTSLLAMVDASIGGKTGVNHPQGKNLIGAFYQPRLVFIDPSVLKTLPVREFRAGMAEVIKYGIIWDKALFEQLEQAKTLDHLNSLNDELLQTIITRSCQAKVDVVSQDEKESGLRAILNYGHTIGHAIESLTGYETINHGEAVAMGMVAAGKIAIKLSLWTQEETIRQDQLIDKVGLISTIPKTLDIDQVIESLQSDKKVKSGKVRFILPTSIGKVIISDQVSSEIIKSVMIHQVNK